A window of the Vigna angularis cultivar LongXiaoDou No.4 chromosome 3, ASM1680809v1, whole genome shotgun sequence genome harbors these coding sequences:
- the LOC108325137 gene encoding auxin-binding protein T85 isoform X1, whose translation MVERYETSLLLLCLFSFSVLVLASSPCPLTGLPLVRNISEIPQDNYGRAGLSHMTVAGSLLHGLKEVEVWLQTFSPGTYTPIHRHSCEEVFVVLKGSGTLYLASDSHGKYPGKLQEHFIFTNSTFHIPVNDVHQLWNTNEHEDLQVLVIISRPPVKLFAYEDWSMPHTAAQMKFPYYWDEQCYKESPKDEL comes from the exons ATGGTAGAACGTTATGAGACTTCGCTGCTTTTGCTCTGTCTCTTCTCATTTTCTGTACTCGTTCTAGCTTCTTCGCCATGCCCCCTTACTG GGTTACCACTAGTGAGAAATATCAGCGAGATTCCTCAGGATAACTATGGTAGGGCGGGACTCTCTCACATGACTGTTGCAGGTTCATTATTACATGGATTGAAGGAG GTTGAAGTATGGCTTCAAACATTTTCACCTGGAACATACACCCCAATTCATAGGCATTCCTGTGAAGAGGTTTTTGTTGTTCTCAAAGGGAGTGGCACTCTTTATCTTGCATCAGATTCGCATGGAAAATACCCTGGAAAGCTGCAGGAGCACTTTATCTTTACAAATAGCACATTTCATATTCCTGTTAATGATGTTCATCAG CTTTGGAACACCAACGAACACGAGGATTTACAAGTGCTTGTTATAATATCTCGTCCACCTGTTAAATT ATTTGCATACGAGGACTGGTCCATGCCTCACACTGCAGCGCAAATGAAATTCCCCTATTACTGGGATGAGCAATGTTATAAGGAATCCCCAAAAGACGAACTATGA
- the LOC108324619 gene encoding probable galacturonosyltransferase-like 4, translating into MAFPLPSPLRLLSYLLLLLIATATTTSFAATIQHEVVRKPVPDFPTFREAPAFRNGNTCNNDSIHISMTLDSNYLRGTMAAVLSILQHSTCPENLEFHFLWARFEHQVFTTIKTTFPYLRFKTYRFDSNRVRGKISKSIRQALDQPLNYARIYLSDILPGYVKRVIYLDSDIVVVDDIAKLWEVELEGKVLAAPEYCQANFMVYFTDLFWNDKELSRTFEGRKPCYFNTGVMVMDVEKWREGKYREKMEAWMMVQKQKRIYHLGSLPPFLLVLAGELKSVNHRWNQHGLGGDNLEGRCRSLHPGPISLLHWSGKGKPWLRLDSRRPCFVDHLWEPYDLYRPNTHAFE; encoded by the exons ATGGCCTTTCCTCTTCCCTCCCCATTACGCCTCCTGTCTtatctcctcctcctcctcatcgCCACCGCCACCACCACCTCTTTCGCCGCCACCATTCAACACGAAGTCGTGCGAAAACCGGTCCCCGACTTCCCCACCTTCCGAGAAGCCCCTGCATTCCGCAACGGAAACACATGCAACAATGACAGCATCCACATTTCCATGACGTTGGACTCAAACTACCTCAGAGGAACCATGGCCGCGGTCCTCTCCATTCTCCAGCACTCCACGTGTCCAGAAAACTTGGAGTTCCATTTCCTCTGGGCAAGGTTCGAGCACCAGGTCTTCACCACCATCAAGACCACCTTTCCTTACCTCAGGTTCAAAACTTATCGCTTCGACTCCAATAGGGTACGTGGAAAAATCTCCAAATCCATTCGCCAAGCCCTTGACCAGCCTCTCAACTACGCACGAATCTACCTCTCCGACATTCTCCCAG GTTACGTGAAACGCGTGATATACCTGGACTCTGATATCGTGGTTGTGGATGACATTGCAAAGCTGTGGGAGGTTGAGTTGGAGGGGAAGGTACTGGCGGCGCCGGAGTATTGCCAAGCGAATTTCATGGTGTATTTCACGGACTTGTTCTGGAACGACAAGGAGTTAAGTAGGACGTTCGAGGGAAGGAAGCCCTGCTATTTCAACACGGGGGTGATGGTGATGGACGTGGAGAAATGGAGGGAGGGGAAGTACAGGGAGAAGATGGAGGCATGGATGATGGTGCAGAAGCAGAAGAGGATCTACCACTTGGGTTCTTTGCCTCCTTTTCTTCTGGTTCTGGCTGGGGAGTTGAAGAGTGTGAACCACAGGTGGAATCAGCATGGGTTGGGAGGTGATAACCTTGAAGGCAGGTGCAGGAGTCTTCATCCTGGGCCTATCAGTTTGCTCCATTGGAGTGGCAAAGGGAAGCCATGGTTGAGGTTGGACTCCAGAAGGCCTTGCTTTGTTGATCATCTCTGGGAACCCTATGATCTCTATCGTCCCAATACTCATGCTTTTGAATGA
- the LOC108325137 gene encoding auxin-binding protein 1 isoform X2 translates to MVERYETSLLLLCLFSFSVLVLASSPCPLTGLPLVRNISEIPQDNYGRAGLSHMTVAGSLLHGLKEVEVWLQTFSPGTYTPIHRHSCEEVFVVLKGSGTLYLASDSHGKYPGKLQEHFIFTNSTFHIPVNDVHQICIRGLVHASHCSANEIPLLLG, encoded by the exons ATGGTAGAACGTTATGAGACTTCGCTGCTTTTGCTCTGTCTCTTCTCATTTTCTGTACTCGTTCTAGCTTCTTCGCCATGCCCCCTTACTG GGTTACCACTAGTGAGAAATATCAGCGAGATTCCTCAGGATAACTATGGTAGGGCGGGACTCTCTCACATGACTGTTGCAGGTTCATTATTACATGGATTGAAGGAG GTTGAAGTATGGCTTCAAACATTTTCACCTGGAACATACACCCCAATTCATAGGCATTCCTGTGAAGAGGTTTTTGTTGTTCTCAAAGGGAGTGGCACTCTTTATCTTGCATCAGATTCGCATGGAAAATACCCTGGAAAGCTGCAGGAGCACTTTATCTTTACAAATAGCACATTTCATATTCCTGTTAATGATGTTCATCAG ATTTGCATACGAGGACTGGTCCATGCCTCACACTGCAGCGCAAATGAAATTCCCCTATTACTGGGATGA